From the genome of Turicibacter faecis, one region includes:
- a CDS encoding sporulation protein YqfD: MNNKWLGIFIAKVQILVPDMTEINQLRRQNVMLYGVKRKKEGYLVTIRKDVAKQLDRDYPIVREISIYPSVLKIIVPLVVLTFILMSLMDKYTIGYQIHGNLNKQETEELETLLAPHFKQFGPLAFLQGDLEAIEAELKEHYNEYAWINIYRKGTDIVFEVYNTPVEEREDLDTYSDTLYAKRSGVIRDYKVSSCRVLVEQNQLVKEGDPLVTCYVEQPYTTEIIPIEDTAKGEVFADTWYEAIVTAEKVDVQEGFTANKETKYVLHVGGIDLKLPSKKVSYEKYEEVKKSYNPFFFLKKSPLYLEKIQYYEKSDIMRVNTSEELKENLLTIIKNKYKQETDDEFIIKNLEIISEEETETQFIFKCHLTVYENIAY, from the coding sequence AGTTCCTGATATGACGGAAATCAATCAACTCAGGCGACAGAACGTGATGTTGTATGGAGTGAAACGAAAAAAGGAGGGTTATTTAGTAACGATTCGAAAGGATGTTGCGAAGCAATTAGACAGGGATTATCCGATTGTTCGAGAAATCTCTATCTATCCTTCGGTCCTAAAAATTATTGTTCCACTTGTCGTGTTGACTTTTATCTTGATGTCACTGATGGATAAGTACACGATTGGTTATCAAATCCATGGTAACTTAAATAAGCAAGAGACGGAAGAATTAGAAACGTTGCTAGCGCCTCATTTTAAACAGTTTGGGCCATTAGCCTTTTTGCAGGGCGATCTTGAGGCCATTGAGGCAGAATTGAAGGAACATTACAATGAGTATGCCTGGATTAATATTTACCGTAAGGGAACAGATATTGTATTTGAAGTCTATAATACTCCGGTAGAGGAGCGAGAAGACTTGGATACGTATTCGGATACGCTTTATGCTAAACGATCGGGTGTCATTCGGGATTATAAGGTTTCAAGCTGCCGGGTGTTAGTTGAACAAAATCAGCTAGTGAAGGAAGGAGACCCGCTAGTAACTTGTTATGTTGAACAACCTTATACCACAGAAATTATCCCGATTGAGGATACGGCGAAGGGGGAGGTATTTGCTGATACTTGGTACGAAGCCATCGTGACAGCGGAGAAAGTAGATGTCCAAGAAGGATTTACGGCTAATAAGGAAACGAAGTATGTACTTCATGTCGGGGGGATAGACTTAAAACTTCCAAGCAAAAAGGTAAGTTATGAAAAGTATGAAGAAGTAAAGAAATCATATAATCCCTTCTTTTTTCTAAAAAAATCACCCCTTTATTTAGAAAAAATACAATATTATGAAAAAAGTGATATAATGAGAGTAAATACTTCTGAGGAGTTAAAAGAAAATCTTCTGACTATTATTAAAAATAAATACAAACAAGAGACAGATGATGAGTTTATCATTAAAAATTTGGAGATAATATCAGAGGAAGAGACAGAGACACAGTTTATTTTTAAGTGTCATCTGACAGTATACGAAAATATTGCATATTAG
- a CDS encoding PhoH family protein translates to MSKDPIKIPAVFETIDETISVVGHHDKHLKIFEDYYNVEISLRGDQIYLFGDEKKAAIIREVLMALVELHRKGKEITERDVLYAIKMNEQHRLGDLESLFDERYKIIKTVQGKMIYAKTFNQKDYYRKIQDNDLVFGIGPAGTGKTYLAVVIGVALLKKNIVRKIILTRPVVEAGENLGFLPGDLKEKVDPYLRPLYDALYDVLGLEQTEKMIERGIIEIAPLAYMRGRTLEDAYIILDEAQNTTKQQMKMFLTRLGFNSKMVVTGDETQIDLPKPVKSGLKHAKEILSDVKGIEFVQFETVDVVRHTLVQKIIESYESSGE, encoded by the coding sequence ATGAGTAAAGACCCTATTAAAATACCTGCAGTGTTTGAAACTATTGATGAGACGATCTCAGTGGTGGGACATCATGATAAACATTTAAAAATCTTTGAAGATTATTACAATGTTGAGATTTCCCTACGTGGGGATCAGATATATTTATTTGGAGATGAGAAGAAGGCGGCTATCATTCGAGAAGTGTTAATGGCGCTTGTTGAATTACACCGCAAAGGAAAAGAAATTACAGAACGCGATGTCTTATATGCGATTAAAATGAACGAACAACATCGTCTAGGTGATTTAGAATCATTATTCGATGAGCGGTATAAAATTATTAAAACCGTTCAAGGAAAAATGATTTATGCAAAAACATTTAATCAAAAGGACTATTATCGTAAAATTCAGGACAATGACTTAGTATTTGGAATTGGACCAGCGGGAACAGGGAAAACTTATTTAGCAGTTGTAATCGGGGTTGCACTGCTTAAAAAGAATATCGTCCGCAAAATTATTTTAACGCGTCCAGTCGTTGAAGCGGGGGAAAACCTTGGGTTCTTGCCAGGGGATTTAAAAGAAAAAGTGGATCCTTATTTAAGACCGTTATATGATGCGTTATATGACGTATTAGGATTAGAACAAACCGAAAAAATGATTGAACGCGGCATTATTGAGATTGCCCCGTTAGCCTATATGCGTGGTCGTACGTTAGAAGACGCGTATATCATTTTAGATGAGGCTCAAAATACGACAAAGCAACAGATGAAAATGTTCTTAACGCGTTTAGGTTTTAATTCTAAGATGGTCGTAACGGGGGATGAAACGCAAATCGATTTACCGAAACCCGTTAAATCAGGATTAAAACATGCAAAAGAAATTTTATCAGACGTTAAGGGAATTGAATTTGTTCAATTTGAAACAGTCGATGTAGTGCGTCATACATTAGTTCAAAAAATTATTGAAAGTTATGAGTCTTCAGGTGAATAA